One Edaphobacter flagellatus genomic region harbors:
- a CDS encoding zinc-dependent alcohol dehydrogenase, with product MTAAVLYGSEDLRLEELEIPQASAGELIVRVGAALTCGTDLKVYRRGYHAMMLKPPIPFGHELAGIVTQVGEGVTKFREGDRIVALNSAPCDACYFCLRGQQNLCEDLLFNNGAYADYIRIPARIVEKNTIAVPDGVPFEYAALTEPLACVVRGLEETAPRLGDTMVVIGAGPIGLMFMHVAALAGQNVIAVVKRDDQIATAKLFGARQVVQTTAVEDVVKATRALTPNGRGADSVIEAVATPATWEWAVDMVRKGGTVNFFGGPPAGTKVQLDTNRLHYGDITLKASFHHTPATCRTAFELITSGRFKCAETITSRATLDQVPEIFARMMMRTGGSREIKTAVFPKGAPR from the coding sequence ATGACGGCAGCGGTTCTGTATGGCAGTGAAGATCTACGCCTGGAGGAGCTTGAAATCCCTCAGGCTTCGGCGGGCGAGCTTATTGTTCGCGTCGGCGCAGCGCTGACCTGTGGTACGGACCTCAAGGTGTATCGCCGCGGTTACCACGCCATGATGCTGAAGCCGCCCATTCCTTTTGGCCATGAGTTGGCTGGCATTGTTACGCAGGTAGGCGAAGGGGTGACGAAGTTTCGTGAAGGGGACCGCATCGTCGCCCTGAACTCCGCTCCCTGTGATGCCTGCTACTTCTGCCTCCGTGGGCAGCAGAATCTCTGCGAAGACCTGCTCTTCAATAACGGGGCTTACGCCGACTACATCCGCATTCCCGCCCGCATCGTCGAAAAGAACACCATTGCTGTTCCTGATGGCGTCCCCTTTGAGTACGCTGCCCTTACCGAGCCTCTGGCCTGCGTCGTTCGTGGGCTGGAGGAGACTGCTCCGCGGCTTGGCGACACCATGGTTGTGATCGGCGCGGGACCCATCGGCCTGATGTTTATGCATGTCGCCGCGCTTGCCGGCCAGAACGTCATCGCCGTCGTCAAGCGCGATGACCAGATCGCCACCGCAAAGCTCTTTGGCGCCCGGCAGGTCGTTCAGACGACGGCTGTAGAGGATGTCGTCAAGGCGACTCGCGCCCTTACCCCAAACGGTCGAGGCGCCGATTCCGTCATTGAGGCAGTTGCGACGCCCGCTACATGGGAATGGGCCGTCGACATGGTTCGCAAAGGGGGAACGGTCAACTTTTTCGGCGGACCGCCTGCAGGTACCAAAGTTCAGCTGGATACCAACCGTCTCCATTACGGCGATATCACTCTGAAGGCCAGCTTCCATCACACGCCAGCTACCTGTCGCACCGCTTTCGAGCTGATCACCAGCGGACGCTTCAAATGCGCCGAGACAATCACGAGCCGCGCCACGCTCGATCAGGTTCCCGAAATCTTCGCGCGCATGATGATGCGAACTGGCGGCTCACGTGAGATCAAGACGGCCGTCTTTCCTAAGGGAGCGCCTCGTTGA